In Leptolyngbya subtilissima AS-A7, the sequence TCCCTAACCATGGCAGTGGTAGGCTTGTTAGCCTCGTTTCTCACCGCCTCACTGGTAGATGAGCTAACCGATACCCCAAGCGACAAAAACCGGGAGGCCAAAGGCCAAGGTGTTGCCAATATCATCACCAGCTTTTTCGGCGGTATGGCCGGCTGTGGCATGATCGGCCAGTCAGTGATCAACGTACAGTCAGGCGGGCGAGGACGCTTATCTACTCTATGCGCTGGAGTGTTTTTGCTGTTTGCCATTCTCGCCCTCAGCGGTTGGGTGCGCCAGATGCCCATGGCCGCCCTAGTGGCGGTAATGATTATGGTCTCGATCGGCACCTTTCGGTGGGCCTCATTTCGCGACATGGCGCGCATTCCGCGCAGCGAAACAGCGGTAATGCTGACCACTATGCTAGTGACCATTTTCACCCGCAACTTTGCCTTGGGAGTAGCAACAGGCATTGTGATGAGCACAGTATTTTTCTCGCGCAAAATTGCCAGGCTGGTATTTGTTGACAAGGTGCTACACGATGATAGTAGCCACCGAATCTACAGCGTATCGGGGCAGATTTTTTTTGTGTCTGTCGATGAATTTTTAGAAGCCTTTGACTTTAATGAATTTGTCGATCGCATCACTATTGACCTAACCCACGCTCACCTCTGGGATCAAGGGGCTGTCGCCGCCCTAGATAAAGTAGTGAACAAATTTCGCCGGGCCGGAGCGGAGGTGGAAGTGGTAGGCCTCAACGAAGCCAGCGCTACTCTAATGGAAAAGCTAGCCCCCCATAGCCAAGCCAATGGATCTCTACCCAAGTCGCAACCCGAAAGTCAGTCATGAAGCGCCTCCTACTGTGTACAGATGGCTCAATATATGCCCAGAGCAGCTACCGCTATGGAGCCTGGTTTGCCAAGCAAGGAGGAGCCAGCATAGACGTACTCTACGTCAGCGACAGTCGAGACGAGGTCATTGCAGAGACCGCTGATCTCAGCGGTAGCATTGGCCTAGGAACC encodes:
- a CDS encoding SulP family inorganic anion transporter, with translation MAGAVVGLALIPEAIAFSIIAGVDPKVGLYTSFVIAVTTAFLGGRPGSISAATGAMALLMIDLVRDWGLEYLLVATFLTGILQVIFGVLKLGRQMRYVPRAVMVGYINALAVLIFLAQLPQLTNVPPAVYAIAALSLIIIYGLPRLTKAVPSPLVALFVMTTAVIALGIEVPTVGDMGELPTTLPIFALPKVPFTLETLRIVLPYSLTMAVVGLLASFLTASLVDELTDTPSDKNREAKGQGVANIITSFFGGMAGCGMIGQSVINVQSGGRGRLSTLCAGVFLLFAILALSGWVRQMPMAALVAVMIMVSIGTFRWASFRDMARIPRSETAVMLTTMLVTIFTRNFALGVATGIVMSTVFFSRKIARLVFVDKVLHDDSSHRIYSVSGQIFFVSVDEFLEAFDFNEFVDRITIDLTHAHLWDQGAVAALDKVVNKFRRAGAEVEVVGLNEASATLMEKLAPHSQANGSLPKSQPESQS